From one Lycium barbarum isolate Lr01 chromosome 6, ASM1917538v2, whole genome shotgun sequence genomic stretch:
- the LOC132644511 gene encoding disease resistance protein RPM1-like: MGLFLISLQKQMSIDTCEDQVEMADCVVVFVLDKITNLLAEEATLLQGVKHDIQYIKDELERMIAFLGVADALEDGDAEVKVWVRQVRDVANDIEDVLDESMLFSYDHHFRRSCCLIAKLVFSIRNIKFRHKLVFEIKAIRSRLCNIAEGHQRYHYKFYVPEQGLSSNRAYDTANDRRGDALLLEEAELVGIENPRQQLIGWLVEDDPRLKVVSVVGMGGSGKTTLVKKVYEDAAVKKNFNSLAWITVSQSFKVEEVLKDMIHQLYEEVKQPAPEGLSTMNSNRLKAIAKVFLQSRMYLLVFDDVWTIQAWDAIRYALPDVNSGSRVILTTRLFNVASFSSIETNGYVYELKALSAEESWILFCQKAFQGNSCPSNLENISRNILKKCGGLPLAIVAVGGVLATKNRTNIREWGMLNHSLGPELDSNDKFDSMRIVLLLSFNDLPYYLKPCFLYLSIYPEDHLIERNTLIYRWIIEGFVKLKEGRAVEDVAESYLNELINRSLIHPVQYNDDGSLKLGRIHDLYRELILSKSRDDNFTTTTDEQNVLWPEKPRRLSIHGTLGNLQVKRSATKLRSLLTFGIADAQSLSCISQVLGSSRMLRVLDLRGAPLEMIPETVFELFHLRYLSLRNTIVKKLPRSIERLKQLEILDLKQTYVTELPVEILKLENLRHLLVYSHVSYSYLPYNCSPGFKAFRGIGALRALQKLVYIEATPGSGILREVGMLSELRRLCILKLRKEDGRIVCSSIERLRKLLSLNLKSAEEHEILDLSCMSSPPPLLQRLYLTGRIVKFPEWMLDLNSLVKIYFRWTRLTEDPLKYLQDLPNLVHLEFLVGYTGEELYFEQGKFQRLKLLNLDKLEGLRRVTIGEGAIPNLEKLVIQRCALLESMPTGIECLLNLKVLEFFDMPDEFIMTLRPDKLGVDSWKISHIPEVYYTYWRDSCWMVHSLKAKCNNQISGHSGAVTRTYGRRNSL; the protein is encoded by the coding sequence ATGGGGCTGTTCTTAATTTCATTACAAAAGCAAATGAGCATAGACACTTGCGAAGATCAGGTGGAGATGGCAGACTGTGTTGTCGTTTTTGTACTTGACAAAATCACAAACTTATTAGCAGAAGAAGCAACACTGCTTCAGGGAGTCAAGCACGATATCCAGTATATCAAAGATGAATTGGAGAGAATGATAGCCTTTCTTGGTGTGGCTGATGCTTTAGAGGACGGAGATGCAGAGGTCAAAGTCTGGGTTAGGCAAGTGAGAGATGTCGCCAATGACATTGAGGATGTTCTTGATGAGTCCATGCTCTTTTCATATGATCATCACTTCCGTAGATCTTGTTGTCTGATTGCTAAATTGGTTTTCTCAATCAGAAACATCAAATTCCGTCATAAACTTGTCTTTGAAATCAAAGCCATCAGATCAAGACTCTGCAATATTGCAGAGGGCCATCAGAGGTACCATTACAAATTTTATGTCCCGGAGCAAGGTTTAAGTTCTAACCGTGCCTACGATACTGCAAATGATCGTAGAGGTGATGCATTATTGCTAGAAGAAGCTGAGCTCGTGGGCATTGAAAATCCCAGACAACAGCTAATCGGTTGGCTCGTGGAGGATGATCCCAGACTTAAAGTGGTTTCGGTGGTAGGAATGGGAGGTTCAGGAAAGACCACCCTGGTTAAGAAAGTGTATGAGGATGCAGCAGTCAAGAAAAACTTCAATAGCCTTGCTTGGATAACAGTTTCACAGTCCTTCAAGGTTGAGGAGGTTTTGAAAGACATGATTCATCAGCTCTACGAGGAAGTGAAACAGCCAGCACCTGAAGGACTAAGCACCATGAACAGTAATAGACTAAAAGCAATAGCAAAAGTATTCCTGCAATCGAGAATGTATTTGCTAGTTTTTGATGATGTCTGGACCATTCAAGCTTGGGATGCTATCAGATATGCTTTGCCTGATGTAAATAGTGGAAGTCGTGTTATCCTCACAACACGTCTTTTCAATGTAGCTTCCTTTTCTAGCATAGAGACCAATGGCTATGTTTATGAGTTGAAGGCATTGTCTGCAGAAGAATCTTGGATTCTTTTCTGTCAAAAGGCATTTCAAGGTAATTCATGCCCTTCAAACTTGGAGAACATTTCTAGGAACATCTTAAAGAAATGTGGTGGATTGCCGCTGGCTATTGTGGCTGTTGGTGGGGTTTTGGCTACAAAGAACAGGACTAATATTAGGGAATGGGGAATGCTTAATCACAGCCTTGGCCCTGAACTGGATAGCAATGACAAATTTGATAGTATGAGAATCGTTTTGTTACTCAGTTTCAATGATCTCCCCTACTATCTTAAACCATGTTTCTTGTATTTGAGCATTTATCCCGAGGATCATCTAATTGAGCGCAATACACTGATCTACCGGTGGATAATAGAAGGGTTTGTGAAACTAAAAGAGGGGAGGGCAGTTGAAGACGTTGCAGAAAGCTATCTGAATGAACTCATCAACAGAAGCTTGATCCATCCAGTTCAGTACAATGACGACGGTAGCTTGAAATTGGGCCGGATTCATGACCTATATCGTGAGCTTATTCTTTCAAAATCAAGAGATGACAACTTTACTACAACTACTGATGAGCAGAATGTATTGTGGCCTGAAAAACCTCGGCGCCTGTCAATCCATGGCACATTGGGGAACCTACAAGTGAAAAGGTCAGCCACTAAACTCCGCTCTTTGCTTACATTTGGTATAGCAGATGCACAGTCCTTGTCTTGCATAAGTCAAGTGCTTGGTAGCTCCAGGATGCTCAGAGTTTTAGATTTGAGAGGAGCTCCTCTAGAAATGATTCCAGAGACGGTTTTCGAATTGTTTCACTTAAGGTATCTAAGCTTGAGGAATACCATTGTGAAAAAACTTCCAAGATCCATTGAAAGGCTCAAACAGCTAGAAATATTAGACCTTAAGCAAACATATGTCACTGAGTTGCCTGTGGAGATTTTAAAACTTGAAAATCTCCGTCACCTTTTAGTCTATAGCCATGTATCATATTCGTATCTTCCTTACAATTGTTCACCAGGTTTTAAGGCTTTCAGAGGAATTGGAGCTTTGAGAGCCTTGCAGAAACTAGTGTATATTGAGGCAACCCCTGGCAGTGGCATACTCAGAGAAGTAGGGATGTTGAGTGAACTGAGACGACTTTGTATTCTGAAGTTGAGAAAAGAAGATGGGAGGATTGTGTGCTCATCAATTGAAAGGCTCCGCAAGCTTCTCTCTTTAAATCTTAAATCGGCGGAAGAGCATGAGATTCTTGATCTTTCTTGCATGTCTTCTCCTCCACCTCTTCTTCAGCGCCTGTATTTGACAGGACGCATTGTTAAGTTTCCCGAGTGGATGCTAGATCTTAATTCCTTGGTCAAAATTTACTTCAGGTGGACTCGTTTAACAGAAGACCCACTCAAATATCTCCAAGATTTGCCCAATCTTGTCCATCTTGAATTTCTTGTGGGATACACTGGAGAGGAGCTATACTTTGAGCAAGGGAAATTTCAAAGGCTTAAGCTGTTAAATTTGGACAAGTTGGAAGGACTAAGACGGGTGACAATCGGGGAGGGTGCAATACCAAATCTTGAGAAGCTGGTTATCCAGAGATGTGCTTTGCTGGAAAGCATGCCAACGGGAATCGAGTGCCTCCTTAATCTGAAGGTTCTTGAATTCTTTGACATGCCTGATGAATTTATCATGACATTGCGTCCAGACAAACTAGGTGTTGATTCTTGGAAAATTTCACATATCCCTGAAGTATATTATACGTATTGGAGGGACAGTTGTTGGATGGTACACTCACTAAAGGCGAAGTGCAACAATCAGATTTCTGGTCATTCTGGAGCTGTCACTAGGACATATGGAAGGCGAAATTCTCTCTAG